A genome region from Bufo gargarizans isolate SCDJY-AF-19 chromosome 2, ASM1485885v1, whole genome shotgun sequence includes the following:
- the LOC122926217 gene encoding olfactory receptor 5V1-like yields MAAINQTYFCDFILLGFSGEKVLLSLLILTIYTMILLGNMIIFSVIRIDHRLQTPMYFFLSYLSILDICYSTVTLPAMLVNAITGNRRISFNRCFTQLYFFVSLGGSECLLLAAMAYDRYVAICNPLHYSVIMNKRFCSYLVGGSWFSGFLNSVLHTFMTSKLTFCEPQNVNHFFCDVPPMLKAACTDTHTSQLLLYVVSIFLGMTPFVFVIISYVKIISTILQIRSAVGRRKAFSTCSSHLIVVTVFYVTANFNYIGPAPGDSFDIERLSSVLYSVLTPLFNPIIYCLRNKDVRRALAKALTGKYNLK; encoded by the coding sequence ATGGCTGCGATAAACCAAActtatttttgtgattttatcCTATTAGGATTTTCAGGGGAAAAGGTTTTGCTGTCACTTCTTATACTCACCATCTACACAATGATCCTCCTGGGTAACATGATCATATTTAGTGTTATACGAATCGATCACCGTCTCCAGACCCCCATGTACTTTTTCTTGAGTTATTTATCCATATTAGATATCTGTTACTCTACGGTCACCCTCCCAGCTATGCTGGTCAATGCAATCACTGGAAATAGGAGGATATCCTTCAACAGATGCTTCACCCAACTCTACTTCTTTGTCTCTCTTGGAGGATCAGAATGTCTTCTTCTAGCTGCCATGGCTTATGACCGATACGTGGCAATATGTAACCCCCTCCATTACTCTGTCATTATGAATAAGAGGTTCTGCTCATACTTGGTAGGAGGATCATGGTTTAGTGGTTTCTTGAACTCAGTCCTTCATACCTTCATGACCTCTAAATTGACTTTTTGTGAACCGCAGAATGTCAACCACTTCTTTTGTGATGTCCCCCCCATGTTAAAGGCAGCCTGCACTGATACACATACTAGTCAGTTGCTACTATACGTAGTCAGCATCTTTCTGGGGATGACACCATTTGTATTTGTCATCATTTCCTATGTAAAGATAAtctccactattttacagatccgtTCAGCAGTGGGAAGACGgaaagccttctccacctgctCATCCCACCTCATTGTCGTTACAGTATTCTATGTGACTGCTAATTTTAACTATATTGGTCCAGCTCCTGGAGATTCATTTGACATTGAAAGGCTCTCATCTGTGCTATACAGTGTTTTAACCCCTTTATTTAATCCCATTATTTACTGTCTGAGAAACAAAGATGTCAGGAGAGCTCTGGCAAAGGCTTTGACTGGGAAATATAATTTGAAATAA